The following coding sequences lie in one Xyrauchen texanus isolate HMW12.3.18 chromosome 25, RBS_HiC_50CHRs, whole genome shotgun sequence genomic window:
- the tti1 gene encoding TELO2-interacting protein 1 homolog — translation MAEHQIDDPKIAFAYLRPSCVLLTKEPTAANVKTVSGHLRSVSYGALQQLQDYVLFPLRFVLKTPGSKREGLVQAVMETMTYVLENTCVQSWQSLQDLFSELCLCLCSPKDPGKPGVTSEELKLAVLKCLDTLLHSAYGDIVFKLYDPSMLPGLGAAVSLLLALTEQEKARGVQTAALKCLLSLFLQCDCSQEHIEPGQEERYLLGCALATFLPGISRALSLVISGDVRQGHVVTVKAMRVWYRAVGLVMADEQLQITEAKDTAAVEMGRVEKLIVKRTPSWCKDTSKRLSMVLQNIISCTSAHPHWKVRLELVNMSHLLLSQCSQSVGECIGPLLEALVGAINDDEPNVKNRCNTVLNEVAQKSQATGGQDFTDILSENLHSLASSLPRLMRTTDDQRKLFLLNVFLGYLKILGPKVDSVLTSAVHLERISKALMQVLELDVTDVKIIEERTLIPLTNLGPDMHQMQPQKKYFLFFTDDKIFSALCKICRTLGYYGNLYLLVDCFMELYKESSVYKKQAALALNEVIVGAAGIGLETDNSRMDYIGVSQSTPSRTSKEDLRSSIVSIIEEYISLGNWHLPTVSEAVDNETQANLESTASLLPHPERNSLQILPTSKTPTLHQLNGNIWQICIQLEGIGGFALALGTDFRLLLMTSLYPVLEKAGDESLLVSQSAYSAICDLCKACDYSSPKELVIQNSDYLLNDVSLNLARPSIHPHATRVLAVMFTHSDASLLPLVADVVQDVLTALDLSYEQRTPQFCTVLHSLMKALVRWFPANIGHQMPPNKETQRKDCLSLRQFLLDYKKQKELAEGIGIEEEDPDGLDIPPSASTSEEDMDGPDVKEELPLHIQIAKDVMERCIHLLSDSNLRTRLKVLDILELCVCVLCARENELLPMVHRCWPALLHRLTNDDPLAVPRAFKVLCVLGESCGDFLRKRVSKEVLPRITSSLIKQSEISARSGAVYTHTLAYKLQLAVLQGLGPLGVKLDLAEADLDRIFDACLPYLSCRQPIKLQEACLSVFRHLMKLDADACWFTLNELFCPVVYEPPHPLLLPVTLSGSDKPRNEFTDNVLKLLQQFNSPLESI, via the exons ATGGCTGAACATCAGATTGATGATCCCAAGATTGCATTTGCATATCTCCGTCCATCCTGTGTGCTCCTGACCAAAGAACCTACAGCCGCTAATGTAAAGACTGTCAGCGGCCACCTCCGCAGTGTTAGCTATGGAGCTCTCCAACAGCTCCAGGACTATGTCCTCTTTCCTCTCAGATTTGTCCTCAAAACCCCTGGCTCCAAGCGCGAGGGTCTTGTCCAGGCGGTCATGGAAACCATGACTTATGTCCTGGAGAACACTTGCGTTCAGAGTTGGCAGTCTCTGCAAGATCTTTTCTCTGAGCTGTGCCTTTGTCTTTGTTCCCCTAAAGACCCGGGAAAGCCTGGCGTGACTTCAGAGGAACTCAAACTGGCCGTCCTGAAGTGCCTGGACACCCTCCTGCACTCTGCATATGGTGACATTGTTTTTAAGCTCTATGACCCGAGCATGTTGCCTGGACTTGGAGCGGCCGTGTCATTACTGCTTGCACTCACAGAGCAGGAAAAAGCCAGAGGAGTCCAGACAGCTGCACTGAAATGTCTCCTGTCTCTGTTTCTACAGTGCGATTGCTCGCAAGAACACATTGAGCCAGGACAGGAAGAGAGGTATCTGCTTGGTTGTGCCTTAGCCACATTTCTGCCTGGCATCTCTCGTGCCTTGAGCCTCGTGATCAGTGGAGATGTCAGACAGGGGCATGTGGTTACTGTAAAGGCCATGAGGGTTTGGTATAGAGCTGTAGGTCTAGTAATGGCCGACGAGCAGCTTCAGATAACGGAAGCAAAGGACACAGCAGCCGTTGAGATGGGGAGGGTTGAGAAACTCATTGTGAAGAGGACTCCGTCTTGGTGCAAGGACACATCCAAGCGTCTCTCAATGGTCCTACAAAATATTATTTCCTGTACTTCTGCGCACCCACACTGGAAAGTGAGGCTTGAGTTAGTGAATATGTCCCATCTCCTTCTCTCTCAGTGCAGCCAGTCTGTAGGTGAATGTATCGGCCCTCTACTGGAAGCATTGGTAGGTGCCATCAACGATGACGAGCCCAACGTTAAAAACAGGTGTAACACAGTTTTGAATGAGGTGGCGCAGAAAAGCCAAGCCACCGGTGGGCAGGACTTTACTGACATTCTGTCTGAAAACCTCCACAGCTTGGCGTCATCCTTACCTCGTCTCATGAGAACTACAGATGATCAACGCAAGCTCTTCCTTCTTAATGTGTTCCTGGGGTACCTCAAGATTCTTGGGCCCAAAGTGGACTCTGTACTAACTTCAGCAGTACATTTGGAGCGCATCTCCAAAGCACTGATGCAAGTATTGGAGCTGGATGTAACAGATGTAAAGATCATCGAGGAGAGAACTCTTATTCCTTTAACAAACCTAGGACCTGACATGCACCAAATGCAACCACAGAAGAAATACTTCCTCTTCTTCACAGATGACAAGATATTCTCGGCACTCTGTAAGATCTGCCGGACGTTGGGATACTACGGGAACCTCTATCTTCTTGTTGACTGCTTCATGGAATTGTACAAGGAGTCCTCTGTTTACAAGAAGCAAGCTGCTTTGGCTCTCAACGAGGTCATTGTTGGTGCTGCAGGCATTGGTCTGGAGACCGACAATTCCAGAATGGACTACATAGGAGTTAGTCAGTCCACACCTTCTAGAACAAGTAAAGAGGACTTGAGATCTTCCATCGTTTCCATCATTGAGGAATACATCAGTTTGGGTAACTGGCATCTCCCTACAGTTTCCGAGGCAGTGGACAATGAGACTCAAGCAAACTTGGAGTCTACAGCCTCCTTATTGCCCCATCCAGAAAGAAACTCTTTGCAGATACTTCCAACATCCAAAACACCAACTCTCCACCAACTGAACGGCAACATCTGGCAAATCTGTATCCAGTTAGAGGGCATTGGAGGTTTCGCCCTTGCTTTGGGCACAGACTTCCGTTTGCTTCTAATGACATCACTTTACCCTGTGCTGGAGAAGGCCGGGGATGAGTCGCTTCTTGTCAGCCAGTCGGCCTACAGCGCCATTTGCGACCTCTGTAAGGCTTGCGATTACAGTTCGCCCAAGGAACTGGTCATCCAGAACTCTGACTACCTTCTTAATGATGTTTCTCTAAACTTAGCCAGACCCAGCATTCACCCTCACGCTACGAGAGTTCTTGCAGTCATGTTCACTCATTCAGATGCAAGTCTGCTGCCCCTAGTGGCTGATGTGGTGCAGGACGTGTTAACGGCACTTGATCTTAGCTATGAGCAGAGAACGCCACAGTTCTGCACTGTGTTGCATTCACTCATGAAGGCACTTG TGAGATGGTTTCCCGCCAATATTGGACACCAGATGCCGCCCAACAAAGAGACCCAGAGGAAAGACTGTTTGAGCCTGAGGCAGTTTCTTCTTGACTATAAAAAACAAAAGGAGCTTGCAGAAGGCATTGGAATCGAGGAGGAAGATCCTGATGGTCTAG ACATCCCTCCATCAGCATCCACTTCTGAGGAGGACATGGACGGCCCTGATGTGAAAGAGGAACTTCCACTTCATATACAAATTGCAAAAGACGTCATGGAGCGATGCATCCACCTGCTGTCCGATTCCAACCTTAGAACACGACTCAAG GTGTTGGACATCttggagttgtgtgtgtgtgttttatgtgcgAGAGAGAACGagcttcttcccatggtgcaccGGTGCTGGCCTGCTCTCCTCCACCGTCTCACCAACGATGATCCTCTCGCTGTACCACGAGCTTTCAAG gtgttgtGTGTTCTGGGCGAGTCGTGTGGCGATTTCCTCAGGAAACGGGTGTCTAAAGAGGTCCTGCCGCGTATCACCTCCTCTTTGATCAAACAGTCAGAGATCAGTGCTCGTTCGGGGGccgtctacacacacacactggcctacAAACTCCAGCTCGCAGTGCTGCAGGGTCTCGGGCCTCTGGGTGTTAAACTGGATTTGG CGGAGGCCGATCTGGATCGAATTTTTGATGCTTGTCTTCCTTACCTGAGCTGCCGTCAGCCAATTAAACTGCAGGAGGCGTGTCTCAG TGTTTTCCGGCACCTGATGAAGCTGGATGCGGATGCGTGCTGGTTCACTCTGAACGAACTCTTCTGTCCCGTCGTGTACGAACCGCCTCATCCGCTTCTACTGCCCGTGACACTGAGCGGATCGGACAAGCCAAGAAATGAATTCACAGACAATGTCCTGAAATTACTGCAGCAGTTTAATTCCCCGCTTGAGAGCATATAG
- the LOC127618497 gene encoding regulation of nuclear pre-mRNA domain-containing protein 1B-like, with the protein MSSFSESALEKKLSELSNSQQSVQTLSLWIIHHRKHSSLIVRVWHRELKKAKSSRKLTFLYLANDVIQNSKKKGPEFTKDFESVLVDACSHVARDGDDGAKKQMERLLNIWQERSLYRSDFIQQLKLAIEDSDSPKHKSADDRKNLKRSYQKVQVEEEEEEEDDDYRGHYSPHETDVAAPQLTEDLVKALQDLENAASGDAAVRQKIASLPQEVQDVSLLEKITDKEAADKLSKTVDEACLLLAEYNGRLAAELEDRRQLARMLTEYIQSQKEALNEREKKLEEYKQKLARVTQVRKELKSHIQSLPDLSLLPNVTGGLAPLPSAGDLFSTD; encoded by the exons ATGTCGTCTTTCTCTGAGTCTGCTCTGGAGAAGAAGCTGTCTGAGCTCAGTAACTCGCAGCAGAGCGTTCAGACTCTCTCGCTGTGGATCATACACCACCGCAAACATTCATCGCTCATAGTGCGAGTGTGGCACAGAGAACTGAAGAAGG cTAAAAGCAGCAGGAAGTTGACGTTCCTGTATCTGGCTAATGATGTCATTCAGAATAGTAAGAAAAAGGGTCCTGAGTTTACAAAAGACTTTGAAAGCGTCTTGGTTGATGCCTGTTCGCATGTTGCACG AGATGGGGACGACGGTGCTAAGAAGCAAATGGAGAGATTGTTGAATATTTGGCAGGAGCGCAGTCTCTACCGCTCTGACTTCATCCAGCAGCTCAAACTGGCCATCGAAGACTCTGACAGCCCCAAACACAAGTCTGCAG ATGACAGGAAAAACCTGAAGAGAAGCTACCAGAAGGTGCAagtggaagaggaggaggaggaggaagatgatgattACAGAGGTCACTACTCCCCCCATGAGACTGATGTTGCAGCTCCTCAACTG ACGGAAGATCTGGTGAAAGCGCTGCAGGATCTGGAGAACGCGGCGTCGGGTGATGCTGCTGTGAGACAGAAGATCGCCTCTCTTCCGCAGGAGGTGCAGGACGTTTCTCTTTTAGAGAAGATCACAG ATAAAGAAGCCGCAGATAAACTTTCAAAGACAGTGGACGAGGCGTGTCTGCTGCTGGCGGAGTATAACGGACGTTTGGCGGCCGAATTAGAGGACCGAAGGCAGTTGGCCCGCATGCTCACAGAATACATCCAAAGCCAGAAGGAGGCGCTCAACGAGAGGGAGAAGAAACTGGAG GAATACAAGCAGAAACTTGCTCGAGTCACACAAGTGCGGAAGGAACTGAAGTCGCACATCCAAAGTCTTCCAGATCTTTCTCTCTTACCGAACGTTACTGGTGGGCTCGCCCCACTCCCGTCCGCTGGAGATCTCTTTTCCACTGACTGA